The following are encoded together in the Thermothelomyces thermophilus ATCC 42464 chromosome 3, complete sequence genome:
- a CDS encoding polyketide synthase, translating into MPSKVASQEPIAIVGSACRFAGDASSPSKLWDLLREPRDVRSEIPESRFSANGFYHPDGAHHGRSNVRHSYLLNDDPTAFDAEFFGINPIEARAMDPQQRILLETVYEAVESAGMTLDSLKGSDTAVYAGVMIGDYEAMLLRDLDAAPTYFAVGTSRAILSNRISYFFDWHGAAVTIDTACSSSLVAVHSAIQTLRAGDSRMAVACGANVILGPETYIIESKLKMLSPDGRGRMWDKDANGYARGDGVAAILLKTLSAAIADGDHIECIIRETGLNQDGTTTGLTMPSATAQRALIESTYARAGLDINAPADRPQYFEAHGTGTPAGGNRLYVGSIKTVLGHTEGTAGIAALLKAKLAIQHGQIPPNLLFDNLSPSVKPFYKNLEILRAAKPWPAVQTRRASVNSFGFGGTNAHAILESYDDRGGVEPGRNDRALFSPFVFSAASEHSLRATLSAYAAHLGEHPDVDAHDLAYTLRDRRTVFSHRISFPATSVDALKVNILARLESQDSNISTRTLRRRGDESPKLLGVFTGQGAQYPRMAAELIRESPFAAKIIRDLEVSLGELPVPDRPSWSLEAEILAAPSVSRMGESAISQPLNTAVQIMLVDLLRAAGIHFDAVVGHSGGEVGAAYAAGFLTARDALCVAYYRGLNCKHAGSPNGSHIAGAMLAVGTSPADAEEICSDPDFAGRISVAAVNSSSSVTISGDEDAIAELEAIMGEEKKFHRRLRVDNAYHSLHMVPAADPYLQGMRRAGIKARKLSLPRPCTWYSSVFDGKPMEYSPELSDEYWVQNMVKPVLFSRALEAALSSGISFDVAIEVGPHPALKSPSGQTIQEVLQKPLPYQGSLSRGVHAIEALSNALGFLWSHLDKGSVDLSSFEAALSGEKQHFRVLKDLPSYQWNHETKYWGESRRSRQMRLRQPAFHPLLGDPTPDSSAHALRWKNVLKPSEMQWLEGHTVQGQVVFPAAGYVATALEAARVLAAGKNIRLIELADLTIHQAVAFSGNNDTGIEVLAELTNITRDRKHPEHIEARFSYSAALGGDAASDLTLAVDADLRLSLCEDASPNLLPERQPKPPHMIPVEEPRLYGFMESLEYNFSGPFRSLVTLERKLGRAACVAKRASTPDCVGLLIHPVDLDAAFQSIMVSYSYPGDEQLRNLHLPTTISKIRVNPSALARPEGVSEVDFMEVDSTCNPEDRSSPGSGFSGNVNIYLHGSNHAAVQVDHVLFKPVGAGASDDHNIFCKMDLVPANPDGYTAADGIPVTQYEKDMMWILSRIVNFYLRQFDRDVPQDSPARSESPLCHYLNYARYITDLLDRDENKFAKEEWKNDMLQDILDEIKAKGVGNNSDVRIMLLVGEVMPRVFKGETTMLEHFRESGLLDEYYAHGFGTMQSAQWLGSVVKQISDRHPHLNLLEIGAGTGGATKHILNAIGRSFDSYTFTDISSSFFENAAEALSPWVDRIVFKTCDAERDPVEQGFTQGAYDVVVAYMVLHATARLEESVRNLRKLLRPGGYLLIGEGSSDGMMQVGAGFIFGTLPGWWRGIDEGRTLSPLVNAAQWDDILKRNGFSGIDTMSPPKLFDTFGITLFVSQAVDTRIELARNPLSSPISPPVKDVVLVGGQTPAVAKLARGIESILSGLGSQVHAYPTLEEVDANKVATPDAKIISLADLDHPVFQDITPERWYSFRRFFEGQKSVLWLTKGRLRDEPYHNMSVGFGRSAVHEEDDLHLQYLDIADVNQVDAKTIVEAFVRFNSKQLRSRDILYTVEPEMIIDEQGRELVPRLTMIPAANNRLNSTRRLIGHEVDLRQAEVEFVQDSGNCFVRQLSRYDERFKITKPNTIELRTTQSILSAIKTPIGHRFLAVGADSNGARYLALVSSPVSVLRVPVEHTVPLNASSPSETTILKVTATHLIAAAILKPLYPGQTIVVHNAPEDVARAIEAQAAQKQIQVIFAVDGSDEEAHKLPNSWVRLPEYAGKAEVSRVLPVDVALFVGFSVDASDNEQTILSVLPPFSRRETADTIYSSQATQHGAAAVETTTVPLEAVAGNERPSDPSTVVDWTTATVLPARVTRFDIIPLFKSDKTYWLCGLSGALGISLCDWMIDRGVKYLVLTSRNPKVDQGWIDNHAANGVTVRTLSCDVTDEAALRAVHKTIVDTLPPIVGVLNGAMVLRDGMVRNMVFEQVTDVIRPKVLGSLHLDRIFHDVDLDFFVLLSSINCVIGNVGQANYAAANMGMCGVAAARRRRGLVSSVANVGAIIGVGYITQSARQLDLTVANTHLTHLSEEDFHQIFAEVMEAGYLDSPDGPEISTGLLEISPDTPNMPKWYTDPKFARLVVNKTTDGGKGKEKTNTASVLDSLKACRSEGEVFQVVKSAFAAQLRRILQISTGDDDMMNMRSIDLGLDSLISVDIRSWFLKNLQVSIPVLKIMANDAQMSSLVEAAVEGVPAELIPEVRQGAVADGKADDSSSETNTADTPASTSNGQVPDTAATSPGSATPPKRISGIDWEAEACPPELTLPSADTKAPSKVPRVVILTGSTGLLGHHLLERLAAEPSIEKIICVAVRQLADRLAKGELPPPSDRVVYYEGDLGAPRLGLAEEEEKAIFDEADAVIHNGSDTSHLKFYSAVRDTNVGSTREIVQRCVRRMIPLHYISSAGVALFAGLDAFPEIPATKTGALPPPDGAHGYMCGKWVCERMLEQVHEATGLPIWIQRPSTIIREGADATNDRAGMDWVNALLHYAHAITAVPRVDHNKGSFDLVYVRSVCDDVVGGLLRGGESKDIKYVNNVGDIVIPMHSMAEIARHKGCEKPYEVLPMDEWMRRAIAAGLHPAVAALIETFDEPGSASYPALLKKRG; encoded by the exons ATGCCATCCAAGGTTGCATCACAAGAACCCATTGCCATCGTGGGCAGCGCCTGCCGCTTCGCTGGCGATGCGAGCTCTCCCTCGAAGCTCTGGGACCTCCTCCGCGAGCCTCGCGATGTGCGCTCCGAGATCCCAGAGAGCCGCTTCAGCGCGAATGGCTTCTATCATCCGGATGGAGCGCACCACGGTCGTTCCAACGTGAGGCACTCCTACCTCCTGAACGACGACCCAACCGCCTTCGATGCCGAGTTCTTCGGAATTAACCCCATCGAGGCGCGCGCCATGGACCCTCAGCAGCGGATTCTCCTAGAAACCGTCTATGAGGCGGTCGAGTCGGCCGGCATGACACTGGACAGCCTGAAAGGAAGCGATACTGCAGTCTATGCAGGTGTCATGATTGGCGACTATGAAGCCATGCTGTTGCGTGACTTGGATGCCGCTCCGACCTACTTCGCCGTCGGCACATCCCGGGCTATCCTGTCGAACCGTATCTCATACTTCTTCGACTGGCACGGCGCCGCCGTGACCATCGACACGGCCTGCTCATCAAGTCTTGTAGCCGTACACTCGGCCATTCAGACGCTGCGCGCAGGCGACTCGCGCATGGCTGTGGCGTGTGGTGCCAACGTCATCCTGGGGCCTGAGACATATATCATCGAGAGCAAGCTCAAGATGCTGTCGCCCGATGGCCGCGGCCGAATGTGGGACAAGGACGCCAATGGCTACGCCCGTGGAGACGGCGTGGCGGCTATCTTGCTGAAGACCCTCAGTGCTGCCATCGCTGATGGCGACCATATCGAGTGCATCATCCGCGAGACGGGACTTAACCAGGACGGCACGACGACGGGGCTCACCATGCCGAGCGCGACGGCTCAACGGGCCCTGATCGAGAGCACATACGCCAGGGCTGGCCTCGACATCAACGCGCCAGCCGATCGCCCTCAATATTTCGAGGCGCATGGAACCGGCACGCCGGCTGGCGGTAA CCGTCTGTACGTTGGTTCCATCAAGACGGTGCTTGGCCACACCGAGGGTACAGCCGGTATTGCTGCACTTCTCAAGGCCAAGTTGGCTATTCAACACGGCCAGATTCCCCCGAACCTCCTTTTCGACAACCTCAGCCCTTCTGTCAAGCCGTTCTACAAGAACCTGGAGATCCTCCGCGCCGCCAAGCCTTGGCCAGCTGTCCAAACAAGACGGGCCAGCGTCAACAGCTTCGGCTTCGGAGGCACCAACGCCCATGCCATCCTAGAAAGCTACGATGACCGTGGAGGTGTCGAACCTGGACGCAATGATAGAGCGCTGTTTAGCCCGTTCGTCTTCTCTGCAGCGTCCGAGCACTCCCTCCGGGCCACGCTCTCGGCCTATGCCGCGCATTTGGGAGAACATCCAGACGTCGATGCCCACGACTTGGCGTACACGCTGCGAGATCGCCGAACGGTCTTTTCCCATCGCATCTCCTTCCCAGCCACTAGCGTCGACGCTCTGAAAGTCAACATCTTGGCGCGCTTGGAGAGCCAGGACTCTAACATCAGTACCAGGACGCTGAGACGCCGCGGAGACGAATCTCCCAAACTCCTGGGTGTGTTTACGGGTCAAGGTGCCCAGTATCCACGCATGGCGGCCGAACTTATCAGGGAATCGCCGTTCGCCGCCAAGATCATCCGCGACTTGGAGGTGTCTCTTGGTGAGCTCCCTGTCCCTGACCGTCCATCATGGTCCCTCGAGGCCGAGATCCTGGCAGCACCCTCCGTCTCTCGGATGGGCGAGAGTGCGATCTCGCAGCCGCTCAACACGGCAGTGCAGATCATGCTCGTGGATCTCCTTCGGGCGGCTGGCATCCACTTTGATGCCGTCGTGGGCCACTCGGGCGGCGAGGTCGGCGCCGCGTATGCCGCCGGCTTCCTGACAGCGCGCGACGCCCTCTGCGTTGCCTACTACCGCGGCTTGAACTGCAAACATGCTGGCAGCCCCAACGGCAGTCACATTGCCGGAGCCATGCTCGCAGTGGGCACCTcgcccgccgacgccgaggagATCTGCAGTGACCCTGACTTTGCCGGCCGCATTTCCGTGGCAGCTGTGAACTCATCATCTAGCGTCACAATCTCAGGCGATGAGGATGCTATCGCGGAGCTCGAGGCCATCATgggggaggagaagaagttCCATCGCCGGCTGCGCGTGGACAATGCCTACCACTCGCTCCACATGGTCCCCGCGGCTGACCCCTACCTTCAGGGAATGAGGCGTGCCGGCATCAAGGCTCGGAAGCTCTCGCTGCCCCGTCCCTGCACTTGGTATTCCAGTGTCTTTGACGGGAAACCCATGGAGTACTCACCGGAGCTCAGCGATGAATATTGGGTGCAAAACATGGTCAAGCCGGTCCTTTTCTCCCGGGCGCTTGAGGCAGCCCTATCGTCAGGCATCTCGTTTGACGTCGCAATTGAGGTTGGCCCCCATCCGGCGCTCAAGAGTCCGTCCGGCCAGACGATCCAGGAGGTGCTTCAGAAACCGCTTCCCTATCAAGGATCGCTCTCCCGCGGCGTTCACGCCATCGAAGCCTTGTCAAACGCCCTTGGGTTCTTGTGGAGCCATCTGGATAAGGGGTCGGTTGACCTGAGTAGCTTTGAGGCGGCGCTCTCAGGCGAAAAGCAGCATTTCCGCGTCCTCAAGGATCTCCCGTCATACCAGTGGAACCACGAGACCAAATACTGGGGCGAATCCCGAAGGTCGCGCCAAATGCGTCTGCGCCAACCGGCCTTCCACCCGCTCTTGGGCGATCCCACACCCGACAGCAGCGCCCACGCACTGCGCTGGAAGAACGTGCTGAAGCCCAGCGAGATGCAGTGGCTCGAAGGCCACACGGTGCAGGGACAGGTCGTGTTCCCTGCAGCTGGATACGTGGCCACCGCGCTGGAGGCAGCCCGGGTGCTCGCAGCGGGCAAGAACATCCGCCTCATCGAATTAGCCGACCTGACGATCCATCAGGCTGTTGCCTTCAGCGGCAACAACGACACTGGAATCGAGGTACTGGCCGAGTTGACCAACATCACGCGTGACCGGAAGCACCCAGAACACATCGAGGCCCGATTCTCATACTCTGCGGCATTAGGCGGTGATGCAGCCTCGGATCTCACACTTGCCGTCGACGCAGACTTGCGGCTGTCATTGTGCGAGGATGCGTCGCCCAACCTCCTCCCTGAGCGGCAACCGAAGCCCCCACACATGATCCCCGTCGAGGAGCCACGTCTGTATGGCTTCATGGAAAGCCTCGAGTACAACTTCAGCGGCCCCTTCAGGTCCCTCGTGACGCTCGAGCGCAAGCTTGGGCGCGCCGCGTGCGTGGCCAAGCGGGCATCGACCCCCGACTGTGTTGGTCTGCTGATTCACCCCGTCGATCTGGATGCTGCCTTCCAGTCCATCATGGTCTCGTACAGCTACCCGGGCGATGAGCAACTGCGGAACTTGCACCTACCCACAACCATCTCCAAAATTAGGGTGAATCCCTCGGCGTTGGCCAGGCCAGAAGGGGTAAGCGAGGTCGACTTCATGGAGGTTGATTCCACCTGTAATCCCGAGGACCGCTCGAGCCCTGGGTCCGGATTTTCGGGCAACGTCAACATCTATCTCCACGGCTCAAACCACGCCGCAGTGCAGGTGGACCATGTCCTCTTCAAGCCCGTTGGTGCCGGGGCCAGTGATGACCACAATATCTTCTGCAAGATGGACCTAGTGCCCGCCAACCCCGATGGCTACACCGCTGCTGACGGGATCCCCGTAACCCAATACGAGAAGGACATGATGTGGATCCTGAGCCGCATCGTCAACTTCTACTTGCGGCAGTTTGATCGCGATGTTCCCCAGGACTCGCCCGCTAGGTCTGAGTCTCCGCTGTGCCACTATCTCAACTACGCCCGCTACATCACGGATCTTCTAGACCGGGACGAAAACAAGTTCGCCAAAGAGGAATGGAAGAATGACATGCTGCAGGATATTCTGGACGAAATCAAGGCCAAAGG AGTTGGCAACAATTCCGATGTCAGAATCATGTTGCTTGTAGGCGAAGTCATGCCGCGAGTCTTCAAGGGCGAGACTACGATGCTGGAGCATTTCCGCGAGTCTGGGCTCTTGGATGAATACTACGCTCACGGGTTCGGAACCATGCAGTCGGCCCAGTGGCTAGGCAGCGTCGTCAAGCAGATCTCAGACCGTCACCCCCATCTAAACCTGCTAGAAATCG GCGCTGGCACCGGAGGTGCTACCAAACACATCCTCAATGCCATTGGGAGGAGCTTTGACAGTTACACTTTTACCGATATCTCGTCCAGTTTCTTCGAGAACGCGGCAGAGGCGCTCTCTCCATGGGTGGATCGCATCGTCTTCAAGACGTGTGATGCCGAGCGTGATCCCGTGGAGCAAGGCTTCACTCAGGGGGCCTACGATGTCGTCGTCGCTTACATGGTGCTGCATGCTACCGCAAGGCTAGAAGAGAGCGTGCGAAATCTGCGCAAGCTGCTCCGCCCGGGCGGGTACCTGTTGATCGGTGAGGGCAGCAGCGACGGTATGATGCAGGTGGGAGCCGGCTTCATCTTCGGCACCCTGCCCGGTTGGTGGCGGGGCATCGACGAGGGCCGCACGCTGTCCCCGCTTGTCAATGCTGCTCAATGGGACGACATTCTGAAGCGCAACGGTTTCTCTGGGATCGACACCATGTCACCCCCTAAACTGTTCGACACCTTTGGCATCACCCTGTTTGTCTCGCAGGCCGTCGACACCCGGATCGAGCTAGCCAGAAACCCGCTCTCGTCGCCCATCAGCCCTCCGGTCAAAGACGTCGTGCTCGTCGGTGGCCAAACGCCTGCCGTCGCTAAGCTCGCTCGCGGCATCGAGAGTATCCTGTCTGGCCTCGGCTCTCAGGTGCACGCGTACCCCACTCTCGAGGAGGTGGACGCCAACAAGGTCGCAACCCCCGATGCTAAAATCATCAGTCTGGCGGACCTCGACCACCCGGTGTTCCAAGACATCACCCCGGAGAGATGGTACAGTTTCCGCCGCTTCTTCGAAGGCCAGAAGTCTGTTCTTTGGCTCACCAAGGGCCGACTCCGTGACGAGCCGTACCATAACATGAGTGTGGGTTTCGGCCGGTCGGCGGTGCACGAGGAAGACGATCTTCACCTTCAGTATCTTGACATAGCCGACGTCAACCAGGTTGACGCCAAGACTATCGTTGAGGCCTTCGTGAGGTTCAACTCGAAACAGCTCCGGAGCCGGGACATCTTGTACACGGTGGAGCCTGAGATGATCATTGACGAGCAGGGCCGCGAGCTGGTGCCTCGTCTGACGATGATCCCGGCCGCAAACAACCGCCTAAACTCCACACGGAGGCTTATTGGCCACGAAGTCGACCTGCGCCAGGCCGAGGTTGAATTTGTCCAGGACAGCGGGAACTGCTTCGTGAGGCAGCTGTCAAGATACGACGAGAGATTTAAGATCACGAA GCCCAATACCATCGAGCTGCGTACCACACAGAGCATTCTGTCCGCTATCAAGACCCCTATTGGCCATCGGTTCCTCGCCGTGGGTGCGGATTCCAACGGTGCTCGGTACTTGGCCCTCGTATCATCCCCGGTCTCCGTGCTCAGAGTTCCCGTGGAGCATACCGTGCCCCTCAATGCTTCCAGCCCCTCCGAAACTACGATTCTCAAGGTCACAGCTACTCATCTCATTGCCGCAGCCATACTCAAGCCACTGTATCCCGGGCAGACCATTGTCGTACACAACGCCCCTGAAGACGTGGCTCGGGCAATCGAAGCTCAAGCGGCTCAGAAGCAAATCCAGGTCATCTTCGCGGTGGACGGATCGGATGAGGAGGCCCACAAACTTCCAAACTCCTGGGTTCGACTACCTGAATATGCAGGGAAGGCCGAGGTCAGCCGGGTATTGCCAGTAGATGTCGCCCTCTTTGTCGGCTTCTCTGTGGACGCATCAGACAATGAGCAGACAATTTTGTCGGTGCTGCCCCCTTTCAGCCGCAGGGAGACCGCCGACACAATCTACTCGTCACAGGCCACTCAACATGGCGC TGCTGCCGTCGAGACGACGACGGTCCCGCTTGAGGCCGTCGCCGGAAACGAGCGTCCCAGCGATCCCTCGACGGTGGTTGACTGGACCACGGCAACTGTGCTCCCCGCCAGAGTTACTAGGTTCGACATCATCCCGCTCTTCAAGAGCGACAAGACCTATTGGCTGTGTGGTCTGTCGGGCGCGCTGGGAATCTCGCTGTGCGACTGGATGATCGACCGGGGAGTGAAGTATCTAGTCCTCACCAGCCGCAACCCGAAAGTCGACCAAGGATGGATTGACAACCATGCGGCCAATGGGGTAACCGTCCGCACACTTTCCTGTGATGTGACGGATGAGGCCGCCCTTCGAGCCGTACACAAGACCATTGTCGACACGCTTCCGCCCATCGTGGGCGTCCTCAATGGTGCCATGGTCCTCCGAGATGGCATGGTACGCAACATGGTCTTCGAGCAAGTCACTGATGTCATCCGGCCCAAGGTGCTTGGCAGCTTGCACCTGGATCGCATCTTCCACGACGTCGACCTCGACTTCTTTGTCCTCCTGTCGTCTATCAACTGCGTCATCGGCAACGTCGGCCAGGCCAACTACGCCGCTGCAAACATGGGCATGTGCGGTGTGGCGGCTGCCCGGAGACGTCGCGGCCTGGTCTCCAGCGTGGCAAACGTGGGTGCTATTATCGGCGTCGGCTACATCACGCAATCTGCGCGCCAACTCGATCTCACAGTGGCTAACACGCACCTCACCCACCTGTCCGAAGAGGACTTCCACCAGATCTTCGCGGAGGTCATGGAGGCGGGATACCTCGACTCACCTGACGGGCCTGAGATCTCTACCGGCTTGCTCGAGATCTCTCCCGACACGCCCAACATGCCCAAATGGTACACTGATCCAAAGTTTGCGCGCCTTGTCGTGAACAAGACGACCGATGGTGgtaagggcaaagagaagacCAACACTGCATCCGTCCTGGATAGCCTCAAAGCGTGCCGCTCCGAGGGTGAGGTCTTCCAGGTTGTCAAGAGCGCGTTTGCCGCCCAGCTGCGGAGAATCCTTCAGATCTCGAcgggcgacgacgacatGATGAACATGCGCAGCATCGACCTGGGTCTAGACTCACTCATCTCAGTCGACATCCGGTCGTGGTTCCTCAAGAATCTGCAGGTCAGCATCCCGGTGCTCAAGATCATGGCCAACGACGCCCAGATGTCGAGCCTCGTCGAGGCTGCTGTCGAAGGCGTTCCCGCCGAGCTGATCCCCGAGGTCCGACAAGGAGCTGTGGCCGATGGCAAGGCAGACGACAGCAGCTCTGAAACAAACACGGCCGACACTCCGGCCAGCACATCAAACGGCCAGGTGCCCGACACCGCAGCGACGTCGCCTGGCAGTGCTACTCCGCCCAAGAGGATCTCTGGTATCGACTGGGAAGCTGAGGCCTGTCCGCCAGAGCTGACCTTGCCGTCTGCCGACACCAAGGCTCCGAGCAAGGTCCCAAGAGTGGTGATCCTGACGGGATCCACGGGGCTTCTGGGCCACCACCTCCTCGAAAGGCTCGCGGCCGAGCCGTCGATTGAGAAGATCATCTGTGTCGCCGTGCGCCAGCTCGCTGACCGGCTGGCCAAGGGCGAGCTGCCTCCTCCCAGCGATCGCGTTGTCTATTACGAGGGGGATCTCGGCGCCCCAAGGCTCGGGCTcgcagaggaggaagagaaagCCATCTTTGACGAGGCCGACGCCGTCATCCACAACGGCTCCGACACGTCGCACCTCAAGTTCTACTCGGCCGTGCGCGACACCAATGTTGGTTCCACGAGAGAGATTGTACAGCGGTGTGTGCGCCGCATGATCCCGCTGCACTACATCTCGAGCGCCGGCGTGGCCCTGTTCGCCGGGCTCGACGCTTTCCCGGAGATCCCCGCCACCAAGACCGGCGCCCTGCCGCCCCCCGACGGCGCGCATGGCTACATGTGCGGTAAGTGGGTGTGCGAGCGGATGCTGGAGCAGGTCCATGAGGCGACCGGCCTGCCCATCTGGATCCAACGCCCGTCCACCATCATCCGCGAAGGTGCCGACGCCACCAACGACCGTGCCGGAATGGACTGGGTTAACGCGCTGCTGCACTACGCGCACGCCATCACCGCTGTGCCCCGCGTCGATCACAACAAGGGCAGCTTCGATCTGGTCTATGTGCGCAGCGTGTGTGACGATGTTGTGGGCGGCCTCTTGCGTGGCGGTGAGAGCAAGGATATCAAGTACGTGAACAATGTCGGTGACATTGTCATCCCGATGCATAGCATGGCCGAGATCGCGCGCCATAAGGGCTGTGAGAAGCCCTATGAGGTCTTACCCATGGACGAGTGGATGCGCAGGGCTATTGCCGCGGGGCTGCATCCGGCCGTGGCGGCACTCATTGAGACGTTTGATGAGCCCGGGTCGGCCTCGTACCCGGCTCTGCTGAAGAAAAGGGGCTAA